One part of the Microbacterium aurugineum genome encodes these proteins:
- a CDS encoding heme o synthase — MSDQTVRKSSIGRTVKAYVTLTKPRVLELLLVSTVPVMFLAQGGLPDLWLVLATVIGGSLSAGSAAAFNMYLDRDIDAHMHRTENRPLVTGEVSARGALVFSWTLAITSTVWLLVTTNWLTATLSATAIFFYVVIYTMILKRRTEQNIVWGGIAGCFPVLIGWSAVTGSLDWPAFILFLLVFLWTPPHYWPLSMKYKDDYEDVDVPMLGVTRNASQVGLQVILYAWATVACSLLLVPIADMGLVYTVSAAVFGGWFIYESHRLYNRAVRGTEPRPMRVFHASITYLTLIFVAVAVDPLLPF, encoded by the coding sequence ATGTCTGATCAGACCGTGAGGAAGTCGTCCATCGGTCGCACGGTGAAGGCGTACGTGACACTCACCAAGCCGCGTGTCCTCGAGCTGCTGCTCGTGTCGACCGTGCCGGTGATGTTCCTCGCGCAGGGCGGGCTGCCGGACCTCTGGCTCGTGCTGGCCACCGTCATCGGCGGATCCCTCAGCGCCGGTTCCGCGGCGGCGTTCAACATGTACCTCGACCGCGACATCGATGCGCACATGCATCGCACCGAGAACCGGCCGCTGGTGACCGGCGAGGTCAGTGCGCGCGGCGCACTCGTCTTCTCGTGGACGCTCGCGATCACCTCGACCGTCTGGCTGCTGGTCACGACCAACTGGCTCACGGCGACGCTCTCCGCCACGGCGATCTTCTTCTACGTCGTGATCTACACGATGATCCTCAAGCGCCGCACCGAGCAGAACATCGTCTGGGGTGGCATCGCCGGGTGCTTCCCGGTGCTCATCGGCTGGTCCGCCGTGACCGGCTCGCTCGACTGGCCGGCGTTCATCCTTTTCCTTCTCGTGTTCCTGTGGACCCCGCCGCACTACTGGCCGCTGTCGATGAAGTACAAGGACGACTACGAGGACGTCGACGTCCCGATGCTCGGGGTCACGCGCAACGCCTCGCAGGTCGGCCTCCAGGTGATCCTGTACGCCTGGGCCACGGTCGCCTGCTCGCTCCTGCTCGTGCCGATCGCGGACATGGGGCTGGTGTACACGGTCTCCGCCGCGGTGTTCGGCGGATGGTTCATCTACGAGTCGCATCGCCTGTACAACCGTGCGGTGCGCGGTACCGAGCCTCGCCCGATGCGCGTGTTCCACGCTTCGATCACCTATCTGACGTTGATCTTCGTCGCGGTCGCGGTCGATCCGCTGCTGCCATTCTGA
- a CDS encoding tetraspanin family protein → MNKSLSRSIGFWLLLVVSLAATAVGGWLISGQIATMTSTLLDGTATGIEVYVGQSLVVVGAGVLAAGIVGILLTLGLVAARSLVPAPAPAVVETIDWTVEAEEPSTPVAPESTAVPTTEVPADGAPGTVEQAADEKTEDDPSVTR, encoded by the coding sequence ATGAACAAGTCACTCTCACGAAGCATCGGCTTCTGGCTCCTGCTCGTCGTCTCCCTCGCCGCGACCGCGGTGGGTGGATGGCTGATCTCCGGTCAGATCGCCACGATGACCAGCACGCTGCTCGATGGCACCGCCACCGGCATCGAGGTGTACGTCGGACAGTCGCTCGTCGTCGTGGGCGCCGGCGTGCTCGCCGCCGGTATCGTCGGCATCCTGCTGACGCTCGGACTTGTCGCCGCGCGTTCGCTCGTCCCCGCCCCTGCTCCGGCCGTCGTCGAGACGATCGACTGGACGGTGGAGGCGGAGGAGCCGTCGACTCCGGTCGCACCCGAGTCCACCGCGGTCCCGACCACCGAGGTCCCCGCGGACGGTGCCCCCGGCACCGTCGAGCAGGCGGCCGACGAGAAGACCGAGGACGACCCCTCCGTCACCCGCTGA
- a CDS encoding COX15/CtaA family protein encodes MPETMIPASPKTDTAPPRSALWGRALTVFAWLSFLSETIIIGTGGAVRLTGSGLGCSDWPLCTPESLVPVFEVQGIHGLIEFGNRLMTGVVGIIALVVVLLVLRRYSGKRGLVRALWFAVGGIVGAVLTYFLVTLVSRLSGAEEAPLAFPFATGVLLLAIIAAAVHSVRTTAARRDLVTLAWIVLAGVVAQALVGGITVLTGLNPFIVGFHYASSLLLVCVTAAFLVRLKTAPGPRERAVPTWFAIVTHLTGLVLAMTILFGVLTTGSGPHSGDADVLRHGFDATVLAHVHSWPGYILAGLVLFLTIAAWVLRLEPRRWLLVLVLAILVQVGVGVWQAREGLPPVLVGIHMVLAALSAATYTVVVLRLRRPVPAED; translated from the coding sequence ATGCCCGAGACGATGATCCCCGCCTCCCCGAAGACGGACACGGCACCGCCGCGTTCAGCGCTGTGGGGCCGTGCGTTGACGGTCTTCGCCTGGCTCTCCTTCCTCAGCGAGACCATCATCATCGGCACCGGTGGCGCCGTGCGCCTCACCGGTTCGGGACTCGGCTGCTCGGATTGGCCGCTGTGCACTCCCGAGTCCCTCGTCCCGGTCTTCGAGGTGCAGGGCATCCACGGCCTGATCGAGTTCGGCAACCGCCTGATGACCGGAGTCGTCGGGATCATCGCGCTCGTGGTCGTGCTCCTGGTCCTGCGTCGGTACAGCGGGAAGCGCGGCCTGGTCCGGGCGTTGTGGTTCGCCGTCGGCGGCATCGTGGGAGCCGTTCTCACCTACTTCCTCGTGACCCTCGTCTCCCGCTTGTCCGGAGCGGAAGAGGCTCCTCTCGCGTTCCCCTTCGCGACGGGTGTCCTCCTCCTCGCGATCATCGCGGCCGCGGTCCACTCGGTGCGCACGACCGCCGCACGACGCGATCTCGTCACTCTGGCCTGGATCGTCCTGGCGGGCGTCGTGGCACAGGCGCTCGTCGGCGGCATCACGGTCCTCACCGGACTCAACCCCTTCATCGTGGGATTCCACTACGCGTCATCACTGCTGCTGGTGTGCGTCACGGCTGCCTTCCTGGTGCGTCTGAAGACCGCGCCTGGGCCGCGCGAGCGCGCGGTGCCGACCTGGTTCGCGATCGTCACCCACCTGACCGGCCTCGTCCTGGCCATGACGATCCTGTTCGGCGTCCTGACGACCGGTTCCGGTCCGCACTCCGGTGACGCCGACGTGCTGCGCCACGGCTTCGATGCGACCGTGCTCGCGCATGTGCACTCCTGGCCGGGATACATCCTCGCCGGCCTGGTGCTGTTCTTGACGATCGCTGCCTGGGTGCTCCGTCTGGAACCCCGGCGCTGGCTGCTCGTGCTGGTCCTCGCGATCCTCGTGCAAGTCGGTGTCGGCGTGTGGCAGGCCCGCGAAGGACTCCCCCCGGTGCTGGTCGGCATCCACATGGTCCTGGCCGCACTCTCGGCCGCGACCTACACGGTGGTCGTGCTGCGCTTGCGGCGTCCGGTCCCTGCGGAAGACTGA
- the sufB gene encoding Fe-S cluster assembly protein SufB: MSDVLIDRPELDGLGVYEFGWHDEDAAGAIAKRGISEEVVRGISALKNEPEWMLKTRLKGYQLFGRKPMPTWGADLSEIDFDNIKYFVRSTEKQAQSWEDLPAEIRDTYEKLGIPEAERQRLVAGVAAQYESEVVYHQIREDLEQQGVIFMDTDTALREHPEFFEEYFGTVIPAGDNKFAALNTAVWSGGSFVYVPKGVHVEIPLQAYFRINTENMGQFERTLIIADEGSYVHYIEGCTAPIYKSDSLHSAVVEIIVKKNARVRYTTIQNWSNNVYNLVTKRAVAHEGATMEWVDGNIGSKVTMKYPSIYLMGEHAKGETLSVAFAGPGQHQDAGAKMIHMAPYTQSSIVSKSIARGGGRAGYRGEVRVDAAAHHSANTVRCDALLVDTKSRSDTYPAIDIRVDDVQLGHEATVSKVSEEQLFYLQSRGMPEDEAMAMIVRGFIEPIARELPMEYAMELNKLIEMGMEGSVG; this comes from the coding sequence ATGTCGGATGTACTGATCGACCGCCCGGAGCTTGACGGTCTGGGGGTGTACGAGTTCGGCTGGCACGATGAGGACGCTGCGGGTGCCATCGCGAAACGCGGTATCTCGGAAGAGGTCGTCCGCGGCATCTCGGCCCTCAAGAACGAGCCCGAGTGGATGCTGAAGACCCGTCTCAAGGGCTATCAGCTCTTCGGGCGCAAGCCGATGCCGACGTGGGGCGCAGACCTCAGCGAGATCGACTTCGACAACATCAAGTACTTCGTCCGCTCCACGGAGAAGCAGGCGCAGTCCTGGGAAGACCTTCCGGCCGAGATCCGGGACACCTACGAGAAGCTCGGCATCCCCGAGGCCGAGCGTCAGCGCCTGGTCGCCGGTGTCGCCGCTCAGTACGAGTCCGAGGTTGTGTACCACCAGATCCGCGAGGACCTGGAGCAGCAGGGCGTGATCTTCATGGACACCGACACGGCTCTGCGTGAGCACCCGGAGTTCTTCGAGGAGTACTTCGGCACCGTCATCCCCGCGGGTGACAACAAGTTCGCCGCGCTCAACACGGCCGTGTGGTCGGGCGGTTCCTTCGTCTACGTCCCCAAGGGCGTGCACGTCGAGATCCCGCTGCAGGCGTACTTCCGGATCAACACCGAGAACATGGGCCAGTTCGAGCGGACCCTGATCATCGCCGACGAGGGCAGCTACGTCCACTACATCGAGGGCTGCACGGCTCCGATCTACAAGTCGGACTCCCTGCACTCGGCCGTCGTCGAGATCATCGTGAAGAAGAACGCCCGCGTGCGCTACACGACGATCCAGAACTGGTCGAACAACGTCTACAACCTGGTCACCAAGCGCGCCGTGGCGCACGAGGGCGCGACCATGGAGTGGGTCGACGGCAACATCGGCTCCAAGGTGACGATGAAGTACCCGTCGATCTACCTGATGGGCGAGCACGCCAAGGGGGAGACGCTCTCGGTCGCCTTCGCCGGCCCCGGTCAGCACCAGGACGCGGGCGCGAAGATGATCCACATGGCGCCGTACACCCAGTCGTCGATCGTCTCGAAGTCGATCGCGCGTGGTGGCGGGCGTGCCGGCTACCGCGGCGAGGTGCGCGTGGACGCCGCGGCGCACCACTCGGCGAACACCGTGCGGTGCGACGCCCTGCTCGTGGACACCAAGTCGCGCTCCGACACCTACCCGGCGATCGACATCCGTGTCGACGACGTGCAGCTCGGCCACGAGGCCACGGTCTCGAAGGTGAGCGAGGAGCAGCTGTTCTACCTGCAGTCGCGCGGAATGCCCGAGGACGAGGCGATGGCGATGATCGTGCGCGGCTTCATCGAACCGATCGCACGCGAGCTGCCCATGGAATACGCGATGGAACTGAACAAGCTCATCGAGATGGGCATGGAAGGATCGGTCGGCTAG
- the sufD gene encoding Fe-S cluster assembly protein SufD has translation MTAATTAPAEAQHTNAHIDPAAQVAEAGFVPVQTRSERPHSFEPSDFGAPTGREVNWKHTPIAQLTPLFEVASPNDGVSYAHSAGEQYIAAPLAVGAEPRGQVFLAEDITAAVAWQGSSEALHVRIPREEEVAEPIFIAITGLGAERRADAHIVIEALEHSAATVVLQHTGSAQYAQNVEIIVRDGAKLTVISLQQWADDAVHAAAHQARVGADATLKHFVVSFGGGVVRVNPSVELAGAGSEGYLYGLSYADAGQHLESQVYLHHKGPHTKGDVLYKGALQGQSAHSVWIGDVLIGADATGTDSYEANRNLVLTEGARADSIPNLEIETGDILGAGHASATGRFDDEQLFYLQARGITEEEARRLVVLGFLTDIVQRLGIPALETELLAAIEAELAEVSA, from the coding sequence GTGACCGCCGCTACGACAGCGCCTGCCGAGGCGCAGCACACGAACGCGCACATCGACCCCGCGGCCCAGGTCGCAGAAGCCGGATTCGTCCCGGTGCAGACCCGCTCGGAGCGGCCGCACTCCTTCGAACCTTCCGACTTCGGTGCCCCCACCGGGCGCGAGGTCAACTGGAAGCACACCCCGATCGCGCAGCTCACCCCGCTGTTCGAGGTCGCGTCACCGAACGACGGCGTCAGCTACGCGCACAGCGCGGGGGAGCAGTACATCGCCGCCCCGCTCGCCGTCGGCGCGGAGCCCCGTGGTCAGGTCTTCCTCGCGGAGGACATCACGGCCGCCGTCGCCTGGCAGGGCAGCTCCGAGGCCCTTCACGTGCGCATCCCGCGTGAAGAGGAGGTCGCAGAGCCGATCTTCATCGCCATCACGGGTCTGGGCGCTGAGCGTCGGGCCGATGCGCACATCGTCATCGAAGCGCTCGAGCACAGCGCGGCGACGGTCGTCCTCCAGCACACCGGCTCCGCGCAGTACGCGCAGAACGTCGAGATCATCGTTCGCGACGGGGCGAAGCTCACCGTCATCAGCCTGCAGCAGTGGGCCGATGACGCCGTGCACGCCGCCGCGCACCAGGCCAGGGTGGGCGCGGATGCGACCCTCAAGCACTTCGTGGTCAGCTTCGGTGGCGGCGTCGTGCGGGTCAACCCGAGTGTCGAGCTCGCCGGTGCCGGCTCCGAGGGGTACCTCTACGGCCTCTCGTACGCGGACGCCGGGCAGCACCTGGAGAGCCAGGTGTATCTGCACCACAAGGGGCCGCACACGAAGGGCGACGTCCTCTACAAGGGGGCACTGCAGGGACAGAGCGCCCACAGCGTCTGGATCGGCGACGTGCTGATCGGTGCGGACGCGACGGGCACCGACTCCTACGAGGCGAACCGCAACCTGGTGCTGACCGAGGGCGCGCGCGCCGACTCGATCCCGAACCTCGAGATCGAGACCGGCGACATCCTCGGTGCGGGCCATGCCAGCGCCACCGGTCGTTTCGACGACGAGCAGCTCTTCTACCTCCAGGCCCGCGGTATCACGGAAGAAGAAGCGCGACGACTCGTCGTGCTCGGCTTCCTCACCGACATCGTGCAGCGTCTCGGCATCCCCGCTCTCGAGACCGAGTTGCTGGCGGCGATCGAGGCGGAGCTCGCCGAGGTGAGTGCATGA
- a CDS encoding non-heme iron oxygenase ferredoxin subunit: protein MTAERVCGVADLEQDTPLRVDPGGVPITVIKDGDGVIHAIGDTCTHGDISLSEGFVEGDTVECWAHGSAFSLLTGKPQNLPAYEPVPVYVVQIDGDDVLIDPTVIKEV, encoded by the coding sequence ATGACCGCCGAACGCGTCTGCGGTGTCGCCGACCTCGAGCAGGACACGCCTCTGCGCGTCGACCCGGGTGGTGTGCCCATCACCGTGATCAAGGACGGTGACGGAGTCATCCACGCCATCGGCGACACCTGCACCCACGGCGACATCTCGCTGTCCGAGGGGTTCGTCGAGGGAGACACCGTGGAGTGCTGGGCGCACGGCTCGGCCTTCTCGCTGCTCACCGGCAAGCCCCAGAATCTCCCCGCATATGAGCCCGTCCCGGTCTACGTCGTCCAGATCGACGGCGACGACGTGCTCATCGATCCGACTGTGATTAAGGAAGTCTGA
- the sufC gene encoding Fe-S cluster assembly ATPase SufC, with product MSVLEIRDLHVTVETEAGTTPILNGINLTMNTGETHAIMGPNGSGKSTLAYTIAGHPKYTVTSGSITFDGQDVLEMSVDERARAGLFLAMQYPVEIPGVTVTNFLRTAKTALDGEAPAIRGWTKDVKAAMSNLRMDPKFAQRNVNEGFSGGEKKRHEILQLEVLKPKFAVLDETDSGLDVDALKIVSEGVNRAKESTGLGVLLITHYTRILRYIRPDFVHVVVAGKIVEEGGPELADRLENEGYDRFLDPAAPIEA from the coding sequence ATGTCTGTTCTCGAGATCCGCGACCTGCACGTGACGGTCGAGACCGAGGCGGGGACCACCCCGATCCTCAACGGAATCAACCTCACCATGAACACCGGTGAGACCCACGCCATCATGGGCCCCAACGGCTCCGGCAAGTCGACCCTGGCCTACACGATCGCAGGTCACCCGAAGTACACGGTGACCTCCGGTTCGATCACCTTCGACGGCCAGGACGTCCTGGAGATGAGCGTCGACGAGCGCGCTCGCGCAGGACTGTTCCTCGCGATGCAGTACCCGGTGGAGATCCCCGGCGTCACGGTGACGAACTTCCTGCGTACTGCGAAGACCGCGCTCGACGGCGAAGCACCGGCGATCCGCGGGTGGACCAAGGACGTCAAGGCCGCCATGTCGAACCTGCGCATGGACCCGAAGTTCGCGCAGCGCAATGTCAACGAGGGCTTCTCCGGCGGTGAGAAGAAGCGTCACGAGATCCTGCAGCTCGAGGTGCTCAAGCCGAAGTTCGCGGTCCTCGACGAGACCGACTCCGGCCTCGACGTCGACGCGCTGAAGATCGTCTCCGAAGGTGTCAACCGTGCGAAGGAGTCCACCGGGCTCGGCGTGCTGCTGATCACCCACTACACCCGCATCCTCCGTTACATCCGTCCCGACTTCGTCCACGTGGTCGTCGCGGGCAAGATCGTGGAAGAGGGCGGCCCGGAGCTCGCCGACCGGCTGGAGAACGAGGGATACGACCGTTTCCTCGACCCTGCAGCCCCTATCGAGGCGTAG
- a CDS encoding metal-sulfur cluster assembly factor, translating into MTATLTDEKYDAVTEALKDVMDPELGINVVDLGLIYDLAWDDENDALVIHMTLTSAGCPLTDVLEDQTAQALDSVVDRFRINWVWMPPWGPERITDDGRDMMRALGFAI; encoded by the coding sequence ATGACAGCGACCCTCACGGACGAGAAGTACGACGCGGTCACCGAAGCTCTCAAAGACGTCATGGACCCCGAGCTCGGGATCAACGTCGTCGACCTCGGCCTCATCTACGACCTCGCCTGGGATGACGAGAACGATGCTCTCGTCATCCACATGACGCTGACCAGCGCCGGGTGCCCGCTCACCGATGTCCTCGAGGACCAGACGGCTCAGGCTCTGGACAGCGTCGTCGATCGCTTCCGGATCAACTGGGTCTGGATGCCGCCGTGGGGTCCGGAGCGGATCACGGACGACGGGCGTGACATGATGCGCGCTCTCGGCTTCGCGATCTGA
- a CDS encoding MalY/PatB family protein has product MLQVKALPLAELRERSSEKWREYPADVLPLFVAETDFPLAPAVSAALQRAVAVGDTGYVASRTPLAESFAAFAARRYGWSPDPARMRSTADVSMGLVEILRRVTQPGERVVVTPPVYPPFYDLVAESGAEVERVPLRDTGIGWELDLAGIRGAFEDGATAMLLCNPHNPTGTVHARESLAALADLAEEFGVAVISDEIHAPLAQPGTGFTPFLAASDAARRVGYAVVSASKAFNLAGLKCALMVTADEETTAVVRGLPVEVEWRTGQFGLLAAVAAFSEESDEWLDGLLRTLDENRVLLEDLLASHLPGARYRIPEAGYLAWIDLSALGWGENPARRILRDAKVALHFGPAFGIEGAGHVRLNFGTSPEILTEAVERIAALVDR; this is encoded by the coding sequence ATGCTTCAGGTGAAGGCGCTGCCTCTGGCAGAACTCCGTGAGCGCAGCAGCGAGAAGTGGCGCGAGTACCCGGCCGACGTGCTTCCGCTCTTCGTCGCAGAGACCGATTTCCCGCTCGCACCTGCCGTCTCCGCCGCGCTGCAGCGCGCGGTGGCGGTCGGCGACACCGGTTACGTGGCCTCCCGGACACCCCTCGCCGAGTCGTTCGCGGCGTTCGCGGCGCGCCGGTACGGGTGGTCCCCGGATCCCGCCCGCATGCGCAGCACCGCGGATGTCAGCATGGGCCTCGTCGAGATCCTGCGTCGGGTGACCCAGCCGGGCGAGCGAGTCGTCGTGACCCCGCCGGTGTATCCGCCCTTCTACGACCTGGTCGCCGAGTCCGGTGCCGAGGTCGAGAGGGTGCCGCTGCGCGACACGGGGATCGGGTGGGAGCTCGACCTCGCTGGGATCCGCGGCGCCTTCGAAGACGGCGCGACGGCGATGCTGCTGTGCAATCCGCACAATCCGACCGGAACCGTGCACGCTCGGGAGAGTCTGGCTGCTCTCGCGGACCTGGCCGAGGAGTTCGGCGTCGCGGTCATCTCGGACGAGATCCATGCGCCGCTCGCACAGCCCGGGACGGGTTTCACTCCTTTCCTCGCCGCGAGCGACGCCGCTCGACGGGTCGGATACGCGGTGGTCAGCGCCAGCAAGGCGTTCAACCTCGCCGGGCTCAAGTGCGCGCTGATGGTCACGGCCGATGAGGAGACGACCGCGGTCGTGCGGGGTCTTCCGGTGGAAGTCGAGTGGCGCACGGGGCAGTTCGGGCTCCTGGCTGCCGTCGCCGCGTTCTCGGAAGAGAGCGATGAGTGGCTCGACGGTCTGCTGCGCACCCTGGACGAGAATCGCGTCCTCCTCGAAGACCTGCTCGCCTCGCATCTGCCCGGCGCGCGCTATCGCATACCCGAGGCGGGATACCTTGCCTGGATCGACCTCTCCGCCCTGGGATGGGGGGAGAACCCCGCACGACGTATCCTGAGGGACGCCAAAGTCGCTCTGCACTTCGGCCCCGCGTTCGGGATCGAAGGCGCCGGGCACGTTCGGTTGAACTTCGGCACGAGTCCGGAGATTCTCACCGAAGCAGTCGAGCGCATCGCCGCGCTCGTCGATCGCTGA
- a CDS encoding TetR family transcriptional regulator, which produces MTPDPNPARHDRDSVARNALELLDEVGLADLSMRRIAGRLDVQPSALYWHFASKQELLAELADRITASIPLHGTDVLETARGIRDALFAYRDGAELVLSTYALQLGSSHAQSALTQALRAQGAIDADERGAALLHFVLGHATLVQQRMHADSHGALLPTPEPDVTAGLDRVFDLGVRALAGELSARATPTPPRG; this is translated from the coding sequence ATGACCCCCGACCCCAATCCGGCCCGACACGATCGAGACAGCGTCGCCCGCAACGCGCTCGAACTCCTGGATGAGGTCGGGCTCGCGGACCTCTCGATGCGGCGCATCGCCGGTCGGCTCGACGTCCAGCCGAGTGCCCTGTACTGGCACTTCGCGAGCAAACAGGAGCTGCTCGCCGAACTCGCCGATCGCATCACGGCGTCGATCCCCCTCCACGGCACCGACGTCTTGGAGACCGCACGCGGGATCCGCGACGCCCTGTTCGCCTATCGCGACGGCGCGGAACTGGTGCTCAGCACCTATGCCCTGCAGCTCGGCTCATCGCACGCCCAGTCTGCGCTGACACAGGCGCTGCGGGCCCAGGGAGCGATCGATGCCGACGAGCGTGGTGCCGCCCTCCTGCACTTCGTCCTCGGGCACGCCACCCTCGTCCAGCAGAGAATGCACGCCGACAGTCACGGAGCACTGCTCCCCACCCCGGAGCCCGATGTCACGGCCGGGCTCGACCGGGTCTTCGACCTCGGTGTCCGCGCCCTCGCCGGCGAACTCAGCGCGCGGGCGACTCCGACGCCTCCCCGAGGCTGA